A window of the Apostichopus japonicus isolate 1M-3 chromosome 8, ASM3797524v1, whole genome shotgun sequence genome harbors these coding sequences:
- the LOC139972169 gene encoding regulator of microtubule dynamics protein 1-like, giving the protein MSEFQQGGIDIKQIVSAIGIGFVVGAGGILLIKRLTREDETETHRLLQKVVLNVSELRKEWQQFKQQLQEEKEQQLLQVQERESRRSKSPWRRSYRSAPTTSGSEDEFEEAHEDISPPEYLTYTTPPDPLLYKDAREEEKYTAAKLIQEADQLFLGSYDDINKSLVLMEKEAPKFPDDAQVLWRLAKAKVLVGEIVNSQGDGERQKELVYSARDDAEKAVGLDEFDAEAHKYYSITQGIISDWVPLSEAMGIGKLFKFHLEKALELKPTDAYISHLYGRFIYTLANMGWVQRKAVVTMYGLTEPVSLDTALKWFKKAESLEPGFSNCNPFYMAECYIKKGETDPVAELLEKSITFQGNSVEEVELRDKAREMLESYR; this is encoded by the exons ATGTCTGAATTTCAGCAAGGAGGCATTGATATCAAGCAGATTGTTTCAGCAATAGGGATTGGTTTTGTTGTAGGAGCCGGTGGAATATTGTTAATAAAGCGACTTACTCGTGAGGACGAGACAGAAACTCATCGCTTGCTACAAAAAGTTGTGTTGAATGTGTCTGAATTGAGGAAAGAGTGGCAACAATTCAAACAACAACTTCAGGAGGAGAAGGAACAACAACTTCTTCAAGTTCAAGAAAGAGAATCAAGACGCAGTAAATCACCATGGAGACGCAGTTACCGGTCAGCTCCGACGACCAGTGGAAGTGAGGATGAATTCGAGGAAGCACATGAAGATATTTCTCCACCAGAATACCTCAC ATATACCACACCCCCTGATCCACTACTGTACAAGGATGCTAGAGAGGAAGAAAAATATACAGCTGCCAAGCTTATCCAAGAAGCTGATCAACTTTTTCTTGGATCATATGATGATATTAATAAGTCTTTGGTGTTAATGGAAAAGGAAGCTCCAAAG TTCCCAGATGATGCTCAGGTTCTTTGGAGGCTTGCTAAAGCAAAAGTTCTTGTTGGAGAAATTGTCAACTCACAGGGAGATGGAGAACGACAGAAAGAATTGGTGTATTCAG CTCGAGACGATGCGGAGAAAGCCGTTGGTTTGGATGAGTTTGATGCGGAAGCACACAAGTATTACAGCATCACGCAAGGGATTATTTCAGACTGGGTGCCGCTCTCAGAGGCCATGGGCATCGGGAAATTGTTCAAG TTTCACCTGGAAAAAGCGCTCGAGTTGAAACCTACGGATGCCTATATTAGCCATCTTTATGGCAGATTCATCTACACG CTAGCCAACATGGGATGGGTCCAGCGTAAAGCGGTTGTCACAATGTATGGACTCACAGAACCTGTCTCGTTGGACACTGCTCTGAAATGGTTTAAGAAAGCAGAGAGTCTTGAACCTGGTTTCTCTAACTGTAATCCATTTTATATGGCAGAG TGCTACATCAAGAAGGGAGAGACAGATCCTGTTGCAGAGCTTTTGGAGAAAAGCATCACCTTTCAGGGAAATTCAGTGGAG gAAGTAGAGTTGAGAGACAAGGCAAGAGAGATGCTGGAAAGCTACAGATGA
- the LOC139972173 gene encoding GTP cyclohydrolase 1 feedback regulatory protein-like — protein MPYVLISTQIRLECGPTICGDEKSDQGLMAYLGATLTQQIGNNFSEYRSDHPPRIVLDLLESKGYTLVSQCGVGQTVIWTLCKPSPPGQNGLQR, from the exons ATGCCTTATGTTCTAATTAGTACACAGATTCGATTG GAATGTGGACCAACGATCTGTGGCGATGAAAAATCAGATCAAGGACTGATGGCTTACCTTGGTGCAACGCTCACACAGCAAATTGGTAACAACTT TTCTGAATACAGGTCCGACCATCCTCCTCGCATTGTGCTTGATTTACTGGAGAGCAAGGGCTACACCCTTGTTAGCCAATGTGGTGTGGGTCAAACAGTCATTTGGACCCTATGCAAACCTTCTCCACCTGGCCAAAATGGCCTCCAGCGGTAg
- the LOC139972168 gene encoding dnaJ homolog subfamily C member 17-like, with product MASKKAIGEFDYYEILEVLPSASDKEIKKAYRKKALKYHPDKNPDNPKAEEQWEKLSKALEVLTDASARAAYDKVQKAKKAAELRNRELDGKRKKFKQDLEAREAASRNIKESADDAVRRLEREIKRLREEGSRILEEEQERLRKEVKETPLEETPKLKVRWKSQKGDAKNGSYSEVYLNGCLGKFGQINHIIISKKKKGSAIVEFATVDAAERAISGAVGLPDNPLQMSWLSGRPIKFFQAMREEENGEDFEQKVLAKMRDAQRAKDENNVEQSRDQSEHKLPSNIETADSTDQNEINEADILQRLKQARSESTKAQSEETTPGTFNFPTFGTFDMNIDIGNVDSATARDESGRNNETLEKSSAKARDFESLAMMKLRRAEERRKLIQEMMKDDMADD from the exons ATGGCGTCGAAAAAGGCGATAGGCGAATTTGATTATTATgaaatactggaagttctaccGTCAGCAAGTGATAAAGAG ATAAAGAAAGCTTACAGAAAGAAGGCTCTTAAATACCATCCTGATAAAAACCCTGATAACCCAAAGGCAG AAGAGCAATGGGAGAAGTTATCTAAAGCTCTTGAGGTTCTTACAGATGCTAGTGCAAGG GCAGCATACGATAAGGTGCAGAAAGCTAAGAAGGCAGCCGAGCTTCGAAACAGGGAATTGGACGGCAAGAGAAAAAAGTTCAAACAAG ATTTAGAAGCAAGAGAAGCCGCTAGTCGAAACATCAAGGAGTCCGCTGATGATGCAGTTCGTCGCTTGGAGAGAGAG ATTAAAAGGCTACGCGAGGAAGGATCGAGAATTTTGGAGGAAGAACAAGAGCGTCTTAGGAAGGAAGTAAAAGAGACACCTTTAG AAGAGACACCCAAATTAAAAGTTCGATGGAAAAGCCAGAAAGGTGATGCCAAGAATGGCAGCTATAGTGAAGTTTACCTAAACGGATGTCTTGGAAAG TTTGGCCAAATCAATCACATTATCAtctcaaagaagaagaaaggcaGTGCCATAGTAGAGTTTGCCACGGTTGATGCTGCT GAACGAGCGATCAGTGGTGCCGTGGGGCTTCCTGACAATCCGTTGCAGATGTCCTGGCTTTCAGGAAGACCTATCAAATTTTTTCAGGCCATG agagaagaagaaaatggtGAAGACTTTGAGCAGAAGGTTTTGGCAAAGATGAGAGATGCACAGAGAGCTAAGGACGAAAATAACGTAGAGCAATCAAGAGATCAGAGCGAACATAAATTACCTTCAAACATTGAAACGGCAGACTCTACAGACcaaaatgaaatcaatgaaGCAGACATTTTACAAAGATTGAAGCAGGCAAGATCCGAATCGACCAAAGCCCAGTCCGAGGAAACAACCCCGGGCACATTTAATTTCCCGACGTTTGGCACTTTCGATATGAACATAGATATCGGAAATGTAGATTCTGCCACTGCGAGGGACGAGAGTGGCAGGAATAATGAAACCTTGGAGAAATCATCCGCCAAAGCCAGAGATTTTGAAAGTTTAGCGATGATGAAGCTCCGGAGAGCAGAAGAGAGGAGAAAACTGATCCAGGAGATGATGAAAGATGATATGGCTGATGATTAA